aggtatagatagacacaacacaatgcctttatttttatgtgatgctgaggaacgaacccaggttccgcccgtgctaggcagcattctaccgctgagccacaatcccagcccctattttttgatatatacattttttttagctgtagatggacaggatacctttatttatttatttatttttatgtggtgctgaggattgaacccagggctttacacatgcgaggtgagtgctctaccactgagccacaatcccagccctgaaataaaatttacttaaagtaaaaatttaaaattctagaTGGGCTGAAGATTATTAACAGCTTAGATGTAGCTGATGTTACTATAAACTGTATTCCATGCTGGGGGATAGTTATTAGAAAGGCCCACCAAACCAAGTTTCTGGAATTTCCCCGTCAGGTAGAAACTATTTTAATTATCACACTAGCAAGTGGCTTAATGGAAATGAAATGTGATATACATGtttctcatttaaaattttcagtaAACATATAAAGTGACAACTGTGAAACTGGAGTCAATCAGTGTTGCATGGCAAACTAAGTAATGATTAAAACTGCTCCATTTACGTATGAGGTGCCAAAATGCatcctgctatcatgtataactaattagaactaataatatatttttaaaaactgcctAAGCAagcaaaactacactgaaatttcactTTACTCCAGTTAGAACATCAGCCATTAAgagtaaaaacaataataaatggtggacaagatgtggagaaaaaggaacacttttatactgttgatgggattgtaaattagtacaaccagtaTGGAAAattagtatggaggttcctcaaaagatttggcatggaaccaccatatgacccagctaaacCACTGCATAGTATTTATCCTTAAGAATTAGTCATACTACAGCTACAGATGCATACCCATTTTATAACTGCTAAATTCACAattgccaaactatggaaccagccaagGCGTCcatcagtgaatgaatgaataaagaaaatgtggtatgtatacacaaaggAGTTGTTTTCAAccaggaagaaaaatgaaatcatggcatgtataagaaaatgaatagaacTTGAGAACttaggttaagtgaaataagccaaactcagaaggtcaaaggtggtatgttttctcagatatgtgaaagctagagaggaaaaaggaaaataaaggtgtgtgtgtggggaatctCATGTAAATCTATAAATCGAGAGAAGGTATCTgttgaggggagggaaggggggtagGGAGCAAGCGATAAAAAGGACAAATACTGGTGAATGCTCCTGGCCAAATTGTTACATTGTGTTCATGTACGAATATGTGACAACAAATcccccattatgtacaactataatgtgccAGTAAAACTATTAAAACAAATAAGCTGTTTAAATCATAATTTATAGTTTCATAAAATCAACTTTAATCTAATTATGGAAAAATTAAACTTGACTTTCATTTTGGTTGTGTTCTGGAAAAAGAACCACCAAATTAAGGGTACATAAGTTAAAGCTAAAAATCAAGCCTCATGCCATGAATAAGCAATATGGGAGAGTAAGCACAAGCAGGTCTATTGGGTTGTGTTTCTACTTATGTATGCTTGTTATACTTTGAAATTCCTAAAACCAGGGAGACTGGCTTGGTATTTTGGGAAATATACTGGAAAATAGGAGAACTTTTCATTTtagcaaaaacaataaaaataataaatgcaccACGCTTCCCGCTCCGTCGGTTGACACACACCTATTCTCCCAGCAGAAACCCGGGATCTAGACCTCGGGAGGGCGCAGGGCGAGCCAACAACGGGCGCGTCCTGCACGCAGCGAGGTGGTGGGCGGCGCTGCAGCGGAGCTTCTCGAACCAGCGGGTGGCGGCAGCCCGGCAGCGTACCCCACCCCTCCCGCCCATCCCTCGTGGAAAGGCGACCAGGCCAGAGCAGGGCTTCGAGCTCAGTGGCCTCGGAGGAGAGCAGCGAGGGAGGGACGCGGCCCGCAGGACAAAGGCAGGCTCACGGCCAAGGGAGGCCGCGACTACCAAGAGCTCAGGTCGCCAGAATGCACCAACGCTTCCCATGGAAAGGCGGAGCCCCGACGCCCGCCCCGAAAGGCGTCCCCGCCCAGCGGCAGCGGGTCCCTATCGGCCGCGCATGCGCCTGCACAGGCCGCCAGGGAAGCGGGGAAAGGCCTCACGGGCCGGGCCTGTGCAGCCCCAGGGGACCTGCCCGGGCGAGCGAAGCTAGAAGGGCCACGGGGGCGGGGCGCTCTCCAGCGAGTTAGGAAGGGCCGACGCCGGGGGTGTGGCCTGTACGGCGGGTGAGGCCGGTTGGTCGGCAGAGGCGGGACCTCGAGGGCGGGCGGGGCCTGGGCGGGCGAAGaaagggcggggcggggcctaggGGCGGAGCTTCCGCGGCGCGGCGGAGCAGGAGGGTACCAGCTGCCCCAGACAGTCACTGCCCTGGTGGCGGCGGTGGCGGCCGCTGGTAGGTGGCGGTGAGGAGCTGCACTGCCCGGGCTTCTGGGGCAGCGGAGCTGGCCATTGTCGGGAGCCAACAGGCGGATTTGCAGCTGGGAGCGCACCCCAGGCCGGCAGAGGAGGCGGCTGCAGCCGGATCCCGGAACGCTGCTTGGCGGTGTGTCGCGCAGCCAGTGCCTGAGGCGGTGGCGGCTGGAGCGAGGCCCTCCCTTGGTCGGCAGCGCGCGGCTGCGGCAGGGCTGGCGGTGACCCGCCTCCCTTCCGCGCCACCTCCGCTCTGGCGCACCCCGCGCCGCTGCGGGCCAAGAGGGTTGGGGGCTCCGCGCTGGACGCCGGCCGCGGCCCTCAAAGGGGCTGTAAGGACCTCGCACCCTCCGGTGGACACACCCCAGGGGCGGGGCGGGCGGCGGCGGGCGTGCCTGACAGGGGGACCGCGGTGCAGGGTGCGGTCTCTGCCAGGCGGCCAGCCGCGGCGGCCCGCGCGTCAGACCCGGACCCTTTGGTCTCCTGGCCGAGCCTGACTTGGGCTGCCCCGCTGGCGCAGCTGCCCCACCCCCGTGCTCGGGAGGAGTTCCCCGCTGCGCGGAGCGGGAGGTGGCATCCGACCCGGTCCTGCGCTTCGCCCTTGGTGCAGCGTGGGGAATGAGTCACTCTGTAGTGTGTTTGATTCATCATTCATGGAAGGGATCCTCGTTTTCCCTTTTCTGTTAACCAGTTCCCATCCAGCCGCAACCCTGGTgttctttttctatattttttcccaacaaaGAGGTGCGGGAGTCCAGTCGCCCCTGACTGCCGTGCAGGGCCGGCTGAGAGCGCTTCCTTGGAGGCGCTGTTCCACGAAGCTAGCCTCAGAGTCTTCTGGCCAAAATGAAGGGTGTCACTCCATCAAGTGCGTCaagtctctttctctccctttctagGGTGAAAAGGTTTCAAAAAtcgatattaaattattaaaatctgGCTGCTTAAGAATTACAGCCATAGaagaaaataatgcaaaagggaaataGAACGAGTATCTTTGAGGGGTAAGTGTCCCAACTTCTTGAAAGTGCCAGAGATGAGGTGTATGGATTTTTGAGATTGATGGGTGAACTGTAAATAAGCTTTTACTATATGGCATTTTGCACtaagatatttttgtttgtttcgttTTAGTTACTTATGGAAATTGTGGATTTCCTGGACATCTTAAGACCCAGGAACCCGTTTATTAAGAATCTGCTGTCTTGAAAAATGCATTTTATGAATGCTTTGGATTAAGAAGGTGTAAACAGTGGTTTGTCATGTCTGCCACATAAGAGATAATCTGAATCAGTTCCCTTGCAGTTACCCAGATGCCTAAAACTGGCAAGAACTAGTACTTGGAGTGGTCATCCTTCAACAGGAAATACAGAGCTACCTATGTACTATATAAATGCTATCTCTTTGGTGACGTTTAAGATAGTGGACAGCTTTTCTACATCTGATTTTCATACACACAATTAACACTGGAATTTGGAGAAGCATTGGTTATGTATTGAAAGACTGAGTTTTCTCTTTTTgagttttccatatttattatttcatCTGTATGCTTTAAATCTCCACAGTCACATAAACTCCAGACATAACAATGGAGCTATATGACCCATCAAGATATACAAAAACTATTGGCAAGCTTTGGAACCAGTTGTTTTTGCATCTGTTCACAATTAATATATTCTCTGCTAATCAAGAATATGGAAGCAACTACAGTCATGCACATTGTATTGATAAATTGTGACTGTTGAATTTTTCTGTAACTGGTTGCTTTTGTCATTCAAATGCAAGTTATGTCCAAATGGATATAAAGACTTTGTTGGTGTACCTAGCTCCTAGCCAGTGTGGAAGATAGAAAACCTATTATGACTAATCCTTGGGAAGAAAAAGTCTGCAAAATGGCCCAAACGAGTTTACTGCTCAGGAAGCAGTTTTACTGTAGGGAGTGGGTTTTCCACAAGCTTCAGCATTGCCTCCAGGAGAAATCCAGCTGCTGCAGTAGTGCTGTCAACACACCTTCGCTTGTGATGAATTCTGGGAATAACCCtggtgctgtctcaggaaaggcagcTGCCTGGGGTGTGTTGTTGGTAGGAGGGCCTGGTAGTGGCAAGACAGCCCTGTGTACTGAACTCTTATGGCCAAGTTCACCTACAAGCTTGCAGAGAGGTTTACATCACCAGGCTTTGGCCTTTCATTTCTGCAAAGCCCAGGACTCTGATACTTTGTGTGTTGGAGGGTTCGTTAGAGGTCTGGTTGCCCAGATATGCTACAGTGGACTACTCCAAGGATATGAGGACAAGCTACGAGATCCAGACATTCAAAGCCGTGTACAGCCTGGGGAATGTGAGAGGAACCCAGCAGAAGCATCCAAAAGGTAACAGCAAAGAATGTCATAGTGTTTTGGTTTCTGTGCAACAATTAGTGATTTTTagctagtttgttttttttttttttttgaggtacttTTACTAGTTCTGTGCAGTTGGGCTTAATCTGTGGTTGTGAGTACAACTGTTTATTTTAGTATGGGAAGAAACAAAACTTGGTAATGCACAGTATATAGATTAAAAGTAAGTCTTAACTATTGTAGTTTAATAACAGAATGTTCCGTTTCTAACAGTAACTGTCAGTGGTAAGAGGAGTCTGTTCTTATGATAAAGAAGAACAGTTAGCTGCCTGGAAACCAGGCCTCATTTTCAGGGAGGATGAACTATCTATACTGTGAGCTGAAGTAGAAGAACTCTCAGTGTAGAAGCCAGTACCTTTTGTTTATAGTATATTATTTTTTACATGAAAATTTCTCCTTAAAAGGCATTATAGGCATTGAGAATCTGAAGAAAATTTGCTAATGTGTTTTTGGGATTATTTCCATATTAACTTATTGAAAAGTTGAATTATAAGTTTATGTGATATTTATAACGTAGTGAAAATTTTGGGATTATTTTAGTGCTTTTAGTGAGTGGTGCAGAGAACATTTTCCCCCCTAATTTTAGTTAAGCATTTGTTCATGGTGAGTGGACTGATCTAAGCAATTTGCTTTTTGAAGTGACTGCAGATTCAAAATCTGCTCAAGAAAACATAATTTCTTGAGAATATGATTTTTGCCTGTCACTTCCTTAGTCATTGTGAAAGTGGCAATTGGTTATTGTGTGCTGGCTGTTGACTCCCTTCTACTTGAATGACTCATTTTGTCACACAGCTTTTTCTCCCCATATTAACTAGGCTTTAGCAGGTAAAAGTTTGTGCCCCAAGGATTATGGAACACTGTGCACTGGAGGTTTGTATGAGTGTGTCTCCTGGACGATTGGAACAGTTTTAAGTAGCTCTGAAAAGGGGGATGCTTGTTTTTATGGTCTCCTCAAATCTAgtgtcatgaaatatataaagttTGAAGGCATATTGATAATATTTAGTAATTATAGCAAACAGTATGTTGGTCATTGTTCTAAgagttttataaatattaaacCATTTCATCTTCATAATGTTCTGTGAGGTCATTCCCATTTACGTATGAGGAAACTGAGGGGTGGAAAGTGAAGTAAACTGTCCAAGCTAGTTAAGTGGCATTTGAAGTATCTCTCTCCATATTTGTAATAATAGGTTTCTTTTAAGGAGTTGATAAAAAGAGGAGTGATGTAGAAGTTGGTGTGCAGTGAAGTTGGAGAGTGAGGGCTGGTTCACAGTGTGGCTAAGAATGAGGAATGATAGCGTAGAACTGAACGTTGTAGGGGTTATTAAACTCAcagatgttagggtctgtaaacaagtcagaatggcgcctggcattttgcagagggaatggtttgtgaagtaatgccagagaaccattaagtgtggcgattccttattggttgactgctgtatctagtttatgttaattaagatatgctgtgtggaatgtatatatacccctcctgtcctacaataaatggctcctgctcctgctgtatcaatgtacacaagttgttcatcaccccccggttattttactGCAGCCgaactgtggcacacagagttttGCTTTTGAGAAGTATAGGACTCTTGGGGCCTTTTAATCTGTCAGTGCAGTCCAGTGGAAGTCAGGATGCATCTTTTGGTCATCAGAATCAGGCTTAAAACTGTTACATCATTCACCAGTCTATGAGGATGCCTGAGTTAATGCTTGTGGCACGGATGGGAGATGGCAGGTGTGATGGAGCGGGTCCATTCTGCAGTCACTGTGATTGAGCCAGTGAGGGAGTCTTGAAAATGAAAATTTCCCTCTTAGGAGACAATGATCTCTACACAAAAACATCTTTTATTACTTTTTCTCAAGATAACCATCAATAGTGAAGACCTGAGTTTTAATCTCTTTGTCATCAGTAAGTTCATGAACTATTTGGATGACACCTAAAACAATTACTTTCAAAGAATTCAAGAATAccctaattaattaaaattatataattttgtaatttattggAATGCATATATAAATTTCTAACACCTAAATGTTTAAAATCCTGATAACTATATATTTTTGATGTTGTAATACTTAAGCATACCTCTCACTATAGAATCATTGATTTTTCTAAAAGAAATTTTTCTCTTACTCAGTTGttcctcatattttttttttcttgtgtaatTTACAGTTATTATCTAATTGAAGGAAGAAAGAAGCATTTAGAGCTATTTGTGAAAACCGCACCAGCACTGCTTTTCTGATTGACAGTAGGTGCTATTCTTGATAGTGGGTGCTAATCACTTTGTCTTTCCATTCTATATTTCCTGTGTCTACACTTGCTTGCCCTTTTACCACATTAACCAGTAAGAATTTCCTCACTGGATGCTGCCCCTCCATCCTGGATTTCTCACCCTCCAGAATGGAGAACTGAATAAACCTCTCTTGTTTATAAATTCCACATTCTCTGATATTTTGTTGCAGAAGCAGAAAATTGACTAAGTCAACTGACTTCTTCAATAGGTCCTTcaaggaattttaataggaacatATTCTATCAGGGCATGTATAGTTGTAATTTAATAGCCAGACAGTGGGACAGAGGACCATTGTTTTCAAGGAGTTGTGGTATTTTGATGGAGATAGAAGTAGCTATGTGATGAGATGAAatataagcaaagatacacaaaatctttttttcactttaaacaaaaacaaaatccaaaaccagcttttatattgttattttcttAACATTTAAAATCTGATAATGTTGATAGTTCCACATAGTCATGTGAAACAATTTATTAGTAGTGagaaattgataaagaaaaaacCCTTATTCTCAGATATACTAAGCTGGGGGAACTTTCAAAGAAGTGATTTAGTAATAGATGCTTTTTTAGCCACttacttttttttcagtttttctttctatttttccctGTATTTTACTCTTAATACTAGGTGAAACACATAATATTGTATGCTGACTTCTTACATGCAATGATATGACTGTGTATTAACATTAAGTACCAACTTGCAGAGTTCCATTTTCCTGAATAACAAAGAGAGGTAAAAGGAATTTCATATTAATCTAGTTCCATACTGTCATGTTCCCTTCTGACTTGGCACAGTATGTCATTTCTTAGATTTAGttgtcatgaatttttttttaatatcaattattttttttaaatactttttagttgtagatggacataattttattttatttatttacctttttgtggtgctgtggatcaaacccagtccctcatatgtgctaggtgagtgctctaccactgagccccagcccaaatattcttttagttgttgatggacctttatttgtttatatgcaatgctgagaatcgaacccagggcctcacacatgctaggcacgtgctctaccactgagccacaactctaaccctaatatcATTAATTCTTAACCGAAAATATTGAGAGCAAATGCTGTGTGTTTTTAAGAACAGTTCATAAAAAATTTCATACAATATTATGTGTTTCACCTAGTATTAAGAGTAAAATataaggaaaaatagaaaaactgaagaaaaagtaaatggCTAAAAAAGCATCTTGTACTAAATCAGGTGAGCTGTGTTAGGTTGATTTCTGTGGGAGATCCAGCAGTGAGCAGAGTAGGCAGAGTCCTACCTTCATGGAGCTTGAATTCGTATTTCTGTAGAGCGAAAATAGCTAAGGTAAATAAGACACATTAATTTCTGTTGTTGctttttcattgtatttttaaCTAATTTTGGAGTTTGATGATTTTTCCAGTTCTGTTGTTAGTGGAACACCATCACGTTCTTGGACTGGCTTCTTCCATTCCTGCCCCTTCCACTTCTGTTAGGGCCTTGTGTGTCTTGTTGGACGGCCCTTGTCTAGAGTTGGCTTAGAGGGGAGCCCCCTGGTGACCTGGGACTGCAAGACGCCTTCCAGTATCCAGGACCTGGGGAGGGGCTGGAGGGTGCCTGAAGGCTGGGTCTGGTTGGAGCTCCGGGTGAACCTACTCTTGGGCCTTGAACCCTGGCGTCTTCGTGGGAGATGTCTGGCACAGAGCTGGAACTCCCGACCCTCACCCTGGTCATGTCAGAGCCTGTGTTCATTTCAGGCCAACATCTGCAGGACCAGGAGTGAGTCTTCTGTGTGTGGCATGGCTTCCTGGGTTGCCCTGTGGAGTAGGAAGAAAGAGTGTCTCCAGGGCACACCATATGAAGCATAGACAGAATGAAACTGTGATGACAATTTAAGATCAGTTGTCTAGGTTTTGAGAGTTCAGCAGGAAACTCGAGTCCATGGTGGAAGGCAGCGTGGCTTGGTAGGACAAGATGGCAAACTGGGAGACCACCCTGACACTTGTTGTTGTGTCAAATAAGAGTCCCTCAATGATGGACTGTTCTTTCCCCGCTTTTTATCTGTTTCTGTAGCATTGATGGTTCTTCACTTTTCTCTCTCTCGACTTCTACCTTCTGTCCTTGCACCCCTTCTGTTAGGCATATGTTGTATCTCGTACCCCTTCTGTTAGGCATATGCTTCTTTATGACATCATTTCTGATGAATTTTTTATATGGACCCTCGTGCTTTGTGCGGCACTTTACATACCATAATGCCAGCTGTCCTCTGAGGGAGAGCAGCACACAATGCTGCTGCCCACCTAGACTGTCGCAGCCTAGCTGAAAGAATGCTCAAACTCTTCATGTGCACAGCTGTCTTACTTCATGAAGCAGTGCTGTGCTGCTGAGAACATTCTCAAGCATCCTTTTAAACCTGTACTAGGAGTAAAGGAGGGAGAGGTGCTGCAGCCCACTTGCTGGGGGCCAGGTTGCTGGACCGTGGGGTGTGCATTTTCATCTTCCACTCTGCGACATGCCTCCAACTGCCCTTGGAACGTCTGTCCATTTATGGGCTCGTAGTAGTGCgtattgaattttcatttttccacTAGGCCACCAGCTTTTGCTTTGTTGTCAGGTTCTGTGTGTTGtgaatttctgttctgtttgtgtTGTAATCAGGATAGTAGTGAATGCATCCAGAATCCCTAATGCCTAATAATTACGTTCTTTAGTTCTCTTATGGAATTTTCATTGCTGATTTTTGTAGCTTCCATTTGTTGTTGGAATTCTCCATCTTTCACCCTTTTATATACATCTATTTTCTCCAATATTTTAATCACAGTTATTTTAACCTCTGGGTATTTTCTCAGCCTATATTAATTATCTTTTTTCTCTAGATTACTAATCTCCTAATCTTTGCCTTTTCCTATCTAACAATTTTTTAATTGTATGTCAGATGGTGATAGATGATCATGGTGGCAGAGAAGGCTTTCCCTCTCCCTGCTTGGCCAGGCTGGTGAGGAACTGGTGCAGGTGAGAGCAAGCTGGACTGGGGTCCTTGCTGACCTTGGAAAGGCCTCTGCTTCCTGTCTGTGCTTGGTGTAGTTTGGCTGGTCAGCTCTGCTCAGCTCTGAGGACTTGTTAATTCACTTCCCTGGGAGATGTTAATGTGTGGTGCTTTTGGCCTTGATTCCTTACACATCCTGGAGTTTTGTGTTTAAAGCAAGCATTCTGGCTTAGCAGAATTCTTCTCTCACATGCCGCCAGTGGAGCCCTCAAGGTGGCTTTAGACACACCTGGCCTGGTCTCTCAGGCTTCTAAGCACAGCCCACAGTTTAGCAAAGTCCCGTAGGGAAAATGAACCTTGTGTTCAGGACCCATCACACATGCACTCTGCTCCTTAAAAGGGACACACTGACTCCTACAAACCTTGCTGTCTTTGCTCCCTTGGTAGAATCCCTTAAGGCAGCCCAGTCACAATTCTTAGTCTGCACCTGTAGAATTACACGTGTCCCCAAATCAACAAATGACCCCTGAGAAGAAACCAGCAGTCACTTTGTTCCTCACTTTGAAAGAGCTCCTGCTCTGGAGTTCCAGTTCATCTCATTTTCTTGCTTTAGCAACCCCCTCATGTTGGTAAAAATACAGTTGtcatttttctctctcagttGCCAGTTGCTACAGGGGAGGTTGGTGCTGGGGCCTACTGTGCTTCACCCTGCAGAAGGCCCTTGACTTTCCTTGTTTTACTGGATTTATGCCTCTGCTCATtatgttatttcctttttaaaaagtcaattttgCCCCTGCCCTTATTTCTCTGAACAATACAATTGCATGTTTTAAGCCCTTAGCAATTTTCTGAGTTACTTTAGCTTAGACGCGAGTACACGCTTCTGGGTTTGCTGCCTTCTGCTGAGTGCTGAGTTTCATTCCCCCTCTTGGAACTCTGTTATTCTTACTCCAGGGGTTATTGATCACCTTACCATTCTGTCCCCAGGGTGACCGACTATGAGGGCTGCAAATGAGAAGGTCAAGTTCCTCCTGCAAGCTGCTGACTTCTAGATTCAATATTGACTTGAAGTGGTTACTTGCTGTCTCCACTGCGGCTAGCTCTGTGTGCTCCACTGAGCATACTCCCCacatttttaatttcatctttttttattgttgtattgGCCCAGCCCGTGTCCCAGCTCTGGTTTCAGCCAGTGAGTCCTAGTCTGGAGGCTGGGGACTCCTAGTTCCTTCACTCCCACCAGCAAGCACCCAGGTACCACCACAGGCTTTGGGGCAAGCAAGGCTTAACGAATGTGGTTTTTCTGTTTCTGACTCTTCTTCTCTTTGGTTATATCTTTCTTTATGTTTTCATGTTCCATATCTCTGGGCTATGTTTTAGCAAGGACTACACAGTTCAAAAAATgtgaaagttgggctggggatgtggctcaagtgatagcacgctcgcctggcatgcgtgcggcccgggttcgatcctcagcaccacatacaaacaaagacgttgtgtccaccgataactaaaaaataaatattaaaattctctctctctctctctctctctctctctctctctctctctctcttaaaaaatgtgAAAGTATTGTAGTCACTAGGCAGAAATTCAGGGACACATATTATCCCACATTTTGGGCAAACTTTTTCCTGATTTTAATTTTCAAGTACATTTActaggtttttttggtttttcttttaaacTAATAGGTAATATTCCATCCCAAACTGGTTGAAAGTACTAATgatacttctttttcttcttctttttccacaTGCTTTAGATAATGATTGGGGTAACTTTGTTTCTAAGAAAAGAAGATAGAATCTAAGTTTGTTTTCCAAGAGAATACATGATATATTGATTGAAAATTACTAGTACTTTAATTTTTCTGCTTTACTCTCATCTTCTGTAGgaacttaatttttaaagtctGGGTTTTTTAGACAATTTAACAATTTGTTAATGAAGAGATGGTCAATGATTTCAGAAAGTACTCAGTGCTCAGAACTGCTTTTTAGAGCAAGCAGACCTCATGCTctgggcaagtactctgccactgagccccctgCACAGCCCCTAGATTTATACTGTTTTGATGCTAAATTTCACCAGATGATAATGGCATTTCAGCTCCAATATTCAAAATAGATAATATGCTAATGCTACTTGGTGTCAGTAAACTTTCACTATAACAAACGTCTGAGCTAATCAACTTTGAAAAGATTtactttagctcacagttttagaggctcCAGTCCCTGATGAGGTGAACCCATTGCCTTTAGGCCTCGGGTGGGACTGGTGGCAAAGTAGAAGGACTCTTCTCATGGCCTGGTGGTGAAAGAGGACGAGGAAAGGGCAAGGGTTCCACTGTCTCATTCAAAGCCCCCCTTCGTGACCTGAAGACCTCCAAGTAGGTCCCACCTTTTAAGGTTCTGTTACTTCCCAGTAACAACAAGTTGGGGACCTGATGTTTATCACATAGGCCTTTATGGGACATTTATCCAAAACATAGCCTAAGtgtaatctgatttttaaaacttcttaAAATCAAGGTAATTGATGATGAATGTAGAAAAAAGTATTGATACTTTAAACAGTGTCTTATCTGAGGGTACTTTGGGTGGGTGCACCTTGGTGACTTTGCAGTAGCTAGCATGCAGCAACAAGATGAAACCTGCAACAGCAATCTTTGTGTATTGAAGGCACATTCTGATAAATCACAGAAGATCATTGCTGACACCTTCTTGCTCTGTCCTCATAAGGTAGCAAAAGGATGAGCcagcttctgagatcttctttacAGGGGC
This Callospermophilus lateralis isolate mCalLat2 unplaced genomic scaffold, mCalLat2.hap1 Scaffold_63, whole genome shotgun sequence DNA region includes the following protein-coding sequences:
- the LOC143389512 gene encoding ankyrin repeat domain-containing protein 50-like, whose amino-acid sequence is MTNPWEEKVCKMAQTSLLLRKQFYCREWVFHKLQHCLQEKSSCCSSAVNTPSLVMNSGNNPGAVSGKAAAWGVLLVGGPGSGKTALCTELLWPSSPTSLQRGLHHQALAFHFCKAQDSDTLCVGGFVRGLVAQICYSGLLQGYEDKLRDPDIQSRVQPGECERNPAEASKRMARGPPSYCFVAFPPRAKDGLVVFGKNSARPRDEVQQVVYFSAAD